The following nucleotide sequence is from Salvia miltiorrhiza cultivar Shanhuang (shh) chromosome 7, IMPLAD_Smil_shh, whole genome shotgun sequence.
TATTAAAACAATAACAAGTAGTAACCATGCATCTAAATCTCTCATTAAGATCAACCAGACTGTAAGTACGACGTTAAACACATCACCATCGATACTTCATAAGTAAATCAAACATCACAATCACTTCAACTTTAAAAGCATGCATAGCATTTCATAGAGAGAATACATTTAACTATCCTCAAAGTCCATTTTCAATAAAGAACCATCCGCAAAAAATTATAGGTATCTATTATCACACTTTGCTATAATGCTTTATAGAAAAGACATACAATTCCAAATAACAGAAAATTCCAAATGATACCAAGAGATTTCACAAGTCAGGGAAAgcaaaagttaaagaaaaaagcAAGGTAGCATATAAGCTTTACTCACCCAAATTAAATCTGTGCACACATCCTTTATGGTCTTCGAGTTTGAAAAAAAATGTCATCTTACTGTATAAAAGAGAATGCAAATGATTAGTATATATGTTTCACCGTCATCAATATACTAAACAATGGTAAGCAAGACCTTTGAGTGTCACCATCATCAGAGGGCTTCAATATAAGTTTTGAATCCATAAGCGTTTCCATCACCGTAATCGCAGCCTCAGTAGATGCAACTAAGATATTCTCGAGCTAGAAGAAAAATGGAAAGCATGTAATTTTTGCTCTTGAGAAATAACATCTCTACACTACTACAATGTTCACTTTTTGAATTAGCAGATATCTCTATAATTATCAATATCTTATGTTGTACAACAATTCAACCAATCATTTCTTGCCACATCATCACCACTAGTTACATATGACTTGGTGCTGCGCTTACCAATctaatatattctctctctttttgatgatgTGGTTTACCCCCACACCATCCACCAAGAATATACAACTTTTGGCGGACAACAAAATTGTGGACCAAAGTTTTCTATCTTACAAAACTTAAGAAAGTAAAGGTATCTGGTTTACATTTTACAAAATGAATATTATTTGTGCAGTAACCAACACCTTACTTTTCTCAGGATAAAGTTCAGTCACTTAAGAAACACAAGTTGAGAAGAATATTGATGAAAAATACGAGAGATACAAAGATGATACTTgatagagaatgaagacaaCAAGCTCTATTTTATATGCATGACTTAAAAGATAAATGCATATATCCGACTTCAGTTAACCTCAAAATCAGGATGGGGTATCCTTTTGAGTATAAATAAGCTGCAATCATATTAGGATGGGGAACCATCAGAGATATTTGGCATACTTGGCACATGACTTGTGAGCAAGCTTGTGAGATCTCATTAAATATTGTTTGACACTAAATATGATATTTTATACTTTCACTTGATAAACATACGATACATATAATTAAACTTATCCCACGGATGAAAATCACAAATTTTGGCAAATACATGGTAGCCTTTAGAGAACAAAACCTATTTCTTTTAATGAATTGTCAAatagttcaatttatatatgaagCTCTTTAAATGAAGTAAAATACAATAAGCCCAGGCTCATAACAAACAAGACAAGCTTGCCTTGTCTTGCATGAATGAATTACTACTCAAGTTTTGGCAATACACCCAAATATAGAGGTACACTGAACAGTTGTCTtaataaacaacaaaatgaaatcaataaaatcacgccaaaaagaaacaacaaaataCAAAAATGCAGAGACACTTGATATAGGCCAATCAGGAAGGAACTTTACCTCATAAATTACTCTCTTAGTTATCTGCAAAACATCAACACAAGCTGCAACATTTCCATCTGCAAAGGAAAATGTCATTGTTTCTATATAATAAACAGTGCACACATTCACAGATAGAAAACTAGTACTGACCTTTGTCAACAACAGGAAGAGGTGCAAATTTCCCATCACGCATTATGTACAGTACTTCAAGAATAGTTGTATCTAGTGTTGTGCATTTAGGGTCGGGTGTCATAACCTAGAGACCAAATAACACGAAGGAACAAGAAGtcaaaaccaaaaaatcaaacaatGATTATAAGATGAAAGTTAGGGTTAACCGCCCCACTTCCAGTAAAATTCAAACTAGTGTAAAAGTATCACTCCAAACTTCAAGGGGTCATAGCAAAAATTCATTTAATCTGAATTACATTAAGGTGCAAAGGCAGCTTCGCAAGTGGTGGCTAAATCATATCAATAAAGATCAAATATTTATGCCACCTTCTGCAAAGATAATGTATGATCTACAAGTTGGAGCACTAAGAAAATAAGTAGTCAAACCTTCTCCACTAGAGTAACCTCAGGAGAGAGGTTCTGGGCCACAACGCGCATAAGAATATCTTTTGAActgaaaagtgaaaagaaaagcataaatagaaaaagttaattttttttaaaaatgaacaaaatcattataaatcattTTGGAAAGATAAAATGTCAATCAAGAGACATTCTTTCACATTCCTAAAGTATATAAAGACAATTAGAGATTTTTGATCAAAGATAGTACGTGAGTATCCCGCGAATGTTGTTTCCTGTCATAATAAGAACATAATTGACCCATGAATCCCGCATTTTTTTAGCAGCAACATAAACTGTGTCTGAAGGTGATACAGTTGCAACCCTGAATAAACGATATAAATAGAGTAGCATAAGCAATACTGAAAAACTGATTGTCCCATCTCAAACGAAATATAAACCTTAGGAAGTACACCTTCTTACCTATAAGGCTCCAAAATAATAGTAGATATAGAAGATCTGAACAAGCGGTCACGAATGCCCTCGAAAGCTGCTATTTCTAAAACATAAATACAAACAATAGAAACAGAATCTCTTGTCAAAATTACAGACCTTTATACAAATCAAAAATAGCAAACCAATCAAGTGAAAACATAAGAAGCATTCATTAGTGGCAAAACAAAATAAGATAGTATTTACAATTCCTTtaaagggataatattatcacatcaaaaaAATAGATGAATTATATTATTACTCTTTGGGTGAAAAAGAGAAATGAGAAAGAGTGAAAttttcttttgtagaaaatgaggggaAAGAAAGAAGGAATTTAAAGGGAAAATATTTGTCTTATCCtttttttctcatgataaatttacttCAAAAGAGCCCACATGGAAGTTTGAACTAGCAAACGTTTAGGTCCTTGAATCTAAGCAAAAAGCTTGAATATGAACTAGTTTGGACTTTGGATCCACTGCTACCAAACATAGTGTCGTATATCATCTTCACTAATCaacccaattaaaaaaaatgaacatgTCAATCTAAGTTGTATGATATGTAACTTTATCCAACTTTTAACTTTAATAACTCTCTAGTTCATAGCATTCCATTGCATTGTAAGGACACAATACAACTTAATTTTACTACGACAAGGTTATCATGCATATCTATTACAAGAAATGTTCCTTACAGACATGTAATAAGCAACCACAAATTAATATACCTATGAAAGATAGGGCTAGCAGAAAGTGAACATATGCAAGTAAGTTGTGTTCTCTAACACTAAGTAGATCTTCACTTTAGTTAGAATTCTAGTACTGAGCTTCCCAATATGACTCCAATATTTACAGCAAATATGCATTGAATATGTGTTCTCTAACCCTAAGGAGATATTTTTTTCATTGGAATACATGCAAACTGATATTACAAATAAACACTGACAAGAATAATAAACTAACCAGGTAAGTCGTTTCCATATCGATGTTCATGTCCTTGTTCATACACTCTTGCTGTCATAACACTTTTCTTCTTGACATatttctctatacttaatatggTATCATCAAGGCAACTAGTAATATCTAACAGGGCTATGATTTGATCGCTCTCAAAAACCGGAAGATGCCTACAATTCCCTGTTAAAAAAGTAAAAGGAAATGTCGAGTATAAGAAAGTAACTAGACAATGGAATATTGCGTTTCTTTGTGAAACACAAAAACTTCTTAGGCAATTAAGAGCAAGCAACAAGCAAAGGAAAAGGTAACCTATGACCGTTATCTGCAAAGCTTCAATAATCGGAGCACTTGAGCTCACAATAGATCGGTCTCTTGTCATAACTTCTGAAATTAATGTCCGGTCGGGTTTCAATTGCTTTGCTACAACCCTAGTCATAATGTCCTGTGCACCAAAAATGAACCAATATAGCTAACAAACAAGGAGATATTGATacatattttaattcaattgaTTTCAGAGATATATATTCCAagatatatacatacatatacacAAATACAACATATGCAATAAAACTGCTCTCAGATCTTTACTTTCAAACTTCAATTTTGCATTAGCATATGCAATAAAACtagaaaacaaacaaaagaaagagtaaGGAATAATATGACGACTACACACAGCTCATATTATTATCTCTCATAATATTACCTTATCAGTGACGATTCCTGAAACCAAATTATTAGTATCATTCACCAGAACAGCATCTACACATATGGCCGCCATTCTTTTACAGACATCTAGTACAGTCGTCCCTTCGGAAACTGTGAGTTTCTTGGATAATTGAAGATTCTTCAAtgttctctctccctcaccACTACATGTACATATATAACTCAATCATGTCAATTGACCAAGCAAAGAAATATAATCACTATATGAGAATGAAAATACGtcaattttcaaaaatcaagatatgagtttttattttttatttattatatattatatactagTATATACTAAAAGTCCATAATTCATGGGTCTGACATATTCATGTCAATAGCCATtaataatcaattttaaaattcctATTATCCTAAAGCATTATAATTTATAGACATAAAATCAACAATTACTTAATTTACTTCCCAACTACAAAATCACCggataccaattaattcccaataattaaaaaaaaatagatcctGCTAGGGATGTTAAAAAAGCCCAAAACCGACGGTTCGACCCGAATAGACTGATAAAAAATGAAGGTTAAggttgaaaatttttagcccaaaaaaaTTTATCCCGAATggcccgagcccgatagggttggcccgattaaccaaatactttcttaataattgatttttaaacttcaatactttactttttaattcgataataacattttgatgcttatagaatatgctttaatttttttcaacggttaataacaaacttctatgatataaaagtcaacgaAAGAtaatcatttatgttaaatctcCATACAATTTTTATCGAAAATGAAGTTAAAGTTAGACATTGTGTAAACTTacgttaaaataacactaatttttgtatctaaaacaaGACGAAAAGTCTTAATTTAAAAAACAAGACATATTTTTGttacaagaatatgattatctataaaaaaataaatattaaaaaatcgTAAACTTacgggcccgaacgggctagcccgagttagggtcgaaaaattttagcccgaaaaataaaaaaaaaagaaccgaCTAGTCCGAACCAAAAGtaacccgaaaccgagtggattgacccgattgacattagggatggcaatttaCCCGCGGGTAATTAATACCCGCAAAAATCCGAACCTATTATGGTGGGTTTGAgaggcatttgatatccacggatagtttcgtggttgcaattcactatccatttagttccatttagttcgtgggtatgagtttTGATACTTATTATCCATACTTGCGAAatccgtttacccgcgaaaaatatccGCAAAAATACCTGTCAATTACTCGTGAAATATCCGTCAATTACCctttaaatttgttataaatttataattaaattttattttgcgGGTATTCAATAGATAGTGGATGGCGGGTATCCGACGGATAGCGGTCGGCgaatacccgacgggtagcgggtatccgcgggtggcgggtttggataccatttgatatctatggatagtttcgtggttaaaaatcactatccatttagttcgtgggtatgagtatgaatagtcactatccgtacccatCGTACCCGATTGCTATCCCTAATTGACATCCCTGGATCCTGCCAATTGATGTAGGCGCGGCCAGCAGCGCACAAGTGCGTGAATAGCTTCGGAGTCAGCGGTGATGATtgagagggtgtttggctaagcttataagctccttaaaaCAACTTACAAGcttcttcaaagtgtttggcaaaataagctcataaacagattataagctccaaaaataagctccaagagcttataaattcccaaaaaaataagttcctctgcccaacttatttttttataatctcatatgcaacaatcattttacaattatttttcaactataatttattattttcatcatatatcatttatgttcatttttcttcgattttctctctctaaattttttttttctctctttagcAAAAAATTCACTCTCTAACTTATatgctcaattatccaaacactttgacaacttataagctcttaaaaattacattttataaacttttgaaacatcttataagctccaagagcttataagctctttaaaaaaagcttagccaaacaccctctgaaTGAGGTTTGAGAAGAATGACACACGGGCTAAGGTTTACAGTATGACAACAATTTTAATTAACATATTAAACACTTTTACACAATAACACACATATTAACCAATTAATTGGACAAATAACACCAACATAACAATAACATAAGTCAAATCTCATTTttctttaagaaaaaaaaaaaaaaaaaaaagaccacCACTCAAATCTCATTCCATATAATATACCAAATTCAGAAACCAAATAATAAGTCTACAAATTCAGAAACACTGACATAACAGATCTCATTCCAAATAATAAGCACGCAAATTCAGAAAAACTAACATAACAGGGATGCGCGACTCGGCCATGTCGATCTCTAAACCCTCTGGTATCTCTCTCGAGGCTTTGTTTCCTCACACCACTATCTGTTGCGCCTCTCTGGCAATCTGGCAAGCTCTATACCCTCTGGCTATCTCTCCCGAGACTTGTTTCCTCACACCACTATTATCTTTTATATACTTCTTCTTTTATATACTTCTCCTCCTACGAATAGAgtcccattttctttttctttttttgaggatAATTAGAGTCCCATTCGATGAATTTCCTACCATACTATACACAGACACACGTTTCCTAccatgggggcacgtgcccccacaactaattttttttttattattagttATGTATACTTCTCAAGCCCAAACATCCTAATTCCCAAGCCCAAACTTAATCGGTGCCCCCTTCAgatatttttatatgaattcCCAAATCCCAAGCCCCCCAAAACCCCAAAATCAACTCCTTTTAAGAAATTCGGCGGCTCTGTCTATctccattaattttttttgaaagagtCTCTCTCCATTATTATAGCACTAGTATGCccgtccgtgcgatgcacggcaaatatcgaaattaaacgaaatgtttatataaataaataaataatataaatattaaagagagtaaaaaatatgaacaaatactaaattttttttaaaaataaaataatataatgaacAAGAATTAGTCAAAAAACTCAAATTTGAAAACAtcaaattttcaactttatataaagtttaatgatagtaataattattaaataattaaaaattatttgataaattattattattatacgtcATATTTGATACAAAAATATAactaatatttgaaattatatttatataactaTTTACTATCTACAAAgttgtattaaaattaatacaaaaaaaaatatttagaaaaatagttaTATTATGAACCAATATATTTTCATTCACCTTTGTTACATTCTAAActgttataattataaaaaaaacaagtaaagcaaaaaatatgctatttacttattttccatttaaaaacacaaaataaaaataaatacatatatcgAAGAAAAATATAGCATAAAAAAGTAAACATGTCATTAAGGAGAGAGGattaagaaaaacaataaagagaGTAGAGAGGAAGtatacaaaaaattatttaaaattttaaattactataacttatacattttaaaatttttttttttttatgattttaaattttaaaaggtctaaaattttataagaaatcttagcaaaaaaaaaagtgtcaaTATATTAAAGTAGCCTATTTTatatagcaaaattaaaatttagcctATAGGATAAAaacatactccatccgtccacgaaagaacttcctatttttctatttcgggacgtccacgaaagaacttcctactttttcctattttgggacaatacgccaccacttaaaaaatactccccttttaagacaattcccaccactcaaataacattaattaaaacaataaaataaattattaatactttttcacaattctcaatacactttacaactttttctccactctcaatacactatacaacattttattaaaactcgtgccactccctcctaggaagttctttcatggacggagggagtaaaattttaGCCACTTTTAGCGCGAAAAGACTGAAATATCCCTCCATAAATATGGGCAAATTCTGTCTCTGTAGCATCGCTCCTTctcttccttctctctctcgctctctcgcttttgctctctctcccctcttctctttctctctctctgctaATCGTATAAGCGTCGTTCATCCGCAGTCGGAGGCGGCGCATCATTCTTCTCCGACGTCGGTGCTGGCGCTGGAGGCGGTTCCTCGCCGACGTAAGTGtaaagagagaaagaggggaAATAGAGAGATAATTAGGGTTTGCATATCACCGTTTAAAATGAAAGGGGGTCCGGCGTCGCAACCGTCGACCGCCTCAGTGGGCTCGACAAACCGATGGGGGCATGGCTTGGCGGCGCAACTGTGGTGGTGAGGAATCATCAGAGTAGTGAATTGAAGGGAAATTGGGTTAATTCTTTCTCGTGGACGTGAGGAATTAGGGCTTTTTTGTGCGATTGGATTTTGGTGAAGGGTGAATTTGATTGGTGATGAAGAGCTTGGTGGCGACGGCGTCTTCCACGGCCAGGGCCAATTGATTAATATCAATATTGAGTATTTTGGTACCGATGAACTGCTGCACTACATTTCTCAGAGGTAattctgttttctttttctttttttgtgtgtgtgcatAAGTGACCGCAATTTATCTGGAAAATCAATTATTTATGGGCTAATTTTTGTTGTAGATTAGCTTCAATTTATTGCAGaagttttcatttttctttggtTTTCGTAGAGAAAAGGGTGTATTGACTATTGAGTGCTCTTTTTGGCTGAATTGCATCCAGTCATCGTATTGTTTGTTAATGGTGTGAATTCCATGGCTATCTTCACTGAGCAAGTCGCAGATTTATCTGAGCAAACATCATGAATTCCTGAATGGAGGGAGTAGCTCTAAATTGGTACCTTAACTTTTCATTTAatttgtgatatatatatagaattaatAAATGATGCAGGTTGGTGGTAGTTTTCTTCTGGGTGCTGTATGTGAGATATCATGTCGGCGTAACGACCAATGAGATGCTGGCTGTTCCCAAGTCGCCCTTTGTTGCGATTGGCTTTCTTTGTGTATAAATGGACCAATTATCACACCCTTTGAATTTAATTGGCAAAGCCCTTACCATACACATGAGATCATATAACATTAATTTACTCATTTTTTATTCAACACCATCTCTTGCAGCCATGCTTCCGGGACCAGCCATACCCTTATTATATGTCACGACcgaacctaattaaggataattaagccgggaaaccgtgactaatggagggagattagaagcggggtagaaaggggataatcaaacaaggaaagatcgcagtatcattgttaacaacagggatatttataatataacggagttttagtcgtatagactcaaataactagtaagttcggataactccgacttatccaaaataacataaaacttctgagtacgcagcggaataaggttctgattacatgtatgaagacatgtaaccctagagttcattaatacataataagacaaaagagtcccgctcgtcacttcatcaccatcggcagctgctcaacctgcacatttagaaatatatgcagggctgagtacaaaagtactcagtgggcacatatgcctactatgaaatataacatgcttcgtaaagttgtaaattgtcatgccatcataaacagtacagcaagggagtttttcgctaaaaaggcccaagcttactaaattcatttgtgattcttaaagttcgtctgcagactaagttctcttgtaatctatcatatctggaactatgtgccggagaggtggccacctctcacggacacttgaccggccaacccgctagatgactcacggtcactggtgtacactagccctggcaggatagctatcaactgctcaggacccgaattcgatttcataataactggcaaagccacatcagatagatatcataccaaacattgaaacatttatggcaagacaacagttgaaataattttcagttcaaagattttgctatgaaataactgttcaaacataacattaaactcatttgatatatatgaaagtaacccacctgttagaaactttctgtggtacagtagctccttgactgattattaatctcgtgcttgacctttattatgagaatataaataagatactactcgaataaaatcctcaattaatgagaatgcgtaattaactatgcatgatccttatgcatgaattattattctgaaataataattagggaatttctattgttaatccaggctatcggatttaaacaaaagctaagtctcgtctcatgaagccggataattaataaaaattaatccgttctatTAGgatgttctaatccgccaattaaataaatccatcTTTCTTGGTCGTTACTAAGAAATAACTAATTCAGCTTATTCGCTGAATAACCTCATAAATTactcgggcttaataaataggaataaataatgttataagattaaataattaaaaggctcaacataagacagcctaataattaattaaatagaattggcttgaataattaacatgagaggcccaattaaaataattcatcggctcaagtaattaaataaatcttgtctcaataaataaataatttgattagctgggctcaattaaataaatcacacgaggcccaacgaaaataatataacagcccaattaaaataaaatagatgggctttaatttaaataaatttggcccaatgaaataatgtaataaaagcccatctgagtaaaataaataaggcccaactgcaATGATACAGTAAcccaaatatgtgaataattaaaggcccatataaataaattaagaggcccaatcagtaattaaaatcggcccaatcttacaattaaaatcggcccatataaataaaatcaaaggcccaattcataattaaaatcggcccaattacaataaatacaacaaggcccaagaataataaataatgaagcccaaagaaaaataaaggcccaaattttcggcccaactcaattaaaatagaagcccaatttaaaataaaagaaagaagcccaattaaaaaaatacactcggttctctctctttctaaactcacgtttctctcttctttttttcttcagatacattgtctctctctctttcaactcaatctctctcttcttctcaaaAATCATTCGACTCTCTTTCTTCAATGAGGGCTCGCCGCTGctgctccgaaatccggcgaggtCGACAGCCGCGCCAAGGTCCGACGCCTTCTCgcctctcttctttctctcgtTCTCAGCCCACCAAATCGGGCTCCATCGATTCAGCGCCGCCGTCTTCCGATTCAGAGTAGTCGCCGACTCCTCTCTAGTTTCCGTCGAGTTCCGTCAAGTAGCAAGGCTCTGCCTTTGTCGTTCACCATGGGTCGCCGTCACTGAGCAACCGGCGAGCACCGCCGCCGCGGCTCTCTCTCCGCTCACCACCAGATCCGCCTCTCACTCTGCTCCCTCGAATCTTCTCCGGTCGTGGCTGAGCAGCAGCTGATCGacccgtcatctttccctccgTCGACCAGCTCTGTGTTCAGCCGCCGTCCACCCCCCTTTTCTTACTCTAGATCGACGGCAGCAGCTAAGCCGTCTGCTGTTGTTGTCTCCGGAAAGCTCGCGAATGGCCGCTGCTGTCATCTGACTTCCgccgagccccgacgccgctgctgctactggaaggccggcttcgccgTGCCGCTGCACTCCAGAATCAGCGAGATTCGCCGCGCTGCTACTTCAGAATCGGCGAGAACCATCGCTGAGGTCGGGAGTCTTCTAcctttcaccgctcgacgccgtCGACGCTGCTGTCCTCGCGAGTCGCTGCTGCGCACGAGTCCGGCGGCCTCTGCACGTCGCCGTGATTCACGGTTGGCGCTTGGATCCCCTTGAGCTGTCGCCCG
It contains:
- the LOC130995148 gene encoding CBS domain-containing protein CBSCBSPB3-like isoform X1, which codes for MAESRIPVIGEGERTLKNLQLSKKLTVSEGTTVLDVCKRMAAICVDAVLVNDTNNLVSGIVTDKDIMTRVVAKQLKPDRTLISEVMTRDRSIVSSSAPIIEALQITVIGNCRHLPVFESDQIIALLDITSCLDDTILSIEKYVKKKSVMTARVYEQGHEHRYGNDLPEIAAFEGIRDRLFRSSISTIILEPYRVATVSPSDTVYVAAKKMRDSWVNYVLIMTGNNIRGILTSKDILMRVVAQNLSPEVTLVEKVMTPDPKCTTLDTTILEVLYIMRDGKFAPLPVVDKDGNVAACVDVLQITKRVIYELENILVASTEAAITVMETLMDSKLILKPSDDGDTQSKMTFFFKLEDHKGCVHRFNLAVTDNLAKLASAVMQRAGVYDDQKGFQLLYEDDEGDKIVLTTDGDLVAAVSQAKSMGHKVLRIHLQYYDSRQEMKELSSTTMTTIERSEETKVLSSATLTTAERSGWAILTVVVVVGFLAIYLFFKLS
- the LOC130995148 gene encoding CBS domain-containing protein CBSCBSPB3-like isoform X3, which gives rise to MAESRIPVIGEGERTLKNLQLSKKLTVSEGTTVLDVCKRMAAICVDAVLVNDTNNLVSGIVTDKDIMTRVVAKQLKPDRTLISEVMTRDRSIVSSSAPIIEALQITVIGNCRHLPVFESDQIIALLDITSCLDDTILSIEKYVKKKSVMTARVYEQGHEHRYGNDLPEIAAFEGIRDRLFRSSISTIILEPYRVATVSPSDTVYVAAKKMRDSWVNYVLIMTGNNIRGILTSKDILMRVVAQNLSPEVTLVEKVMTPDPKCTTLDTTILEVLYIMRDGKFAPLPVVDKDGNVAACVDVLQITKRVIYELENILVASTEAAITVMETLMDSKLILKPSDDGDTQSKMTFFFKLEDHKGCVHRFNLAVTDNLAKLASAVMQRAGVYDDQKGFQLLMEIWLLLFPKQNLWVIRS
- the LOC130995148 gene encoding CBS domain-containing protein CBSCBSPB3-like isoform X2, whose protein sequence is MAESRIPVIGEGERTLKNLQLSKKLTVSEGTTVLDVCKRMAAICVDAVLVNDTNNLVSGIVTDKDIMTRVVAKQLKPDRTLISEVMTRDRSIVSSSAPIIEALQITVIGNCRHLPVFESDQIIALLDITSCLDDTILSIEKYVKKKSVMTARVYEQGHEHRYGNDLPEIAAFEGIRDRLFRSSISTIILEPYRVATVSPSDTVYVAAKKMRDSWVNYVLIMTGNNIRGILTSKDILMRVVAQNLSPEVTLVEKVMTPDPKCTTLDTTILEVLYIMRDGKFAPLPVVDKDGNVAACVDVLQITKRVIYELENILVASTEAAITVMETLMDSKLILKPSDDGDTQSKMTFFFKLEDHKGCVHRFNLVTDNLAKLASAVMQRAGVYDDQKGFQLLYEDDEGDKIVLTTDGDLVAAVSQAKSMGHKVLRIHLQYYDSRQEMKELSSTTMTTIERSEETKVLSSATLTTAERSGWAILTVVVVVGFLAIYLFFKLS
- the LOC130995148 gene encoding CBS domain-containing protein CBSCBSPB3-like isoform X4, translating into MAESRIPVIGEGERTLKNLQLSKKLTVSEGTTVLDVCKRMAAICVDAVLVNDTNNLVSGIVTDKDIMTRVVAKQLKPDRTLISEVMTRDRSIVSSSAPIIEALQITVIGNCRHLPVFESDQIIALLDITSCLDDTILSIEKYVKKKSVMTARVYEQGHEHRYGNDLPEIAAFEGIRDRLFRSSISTIILEPYRVATVSPSDTVYVAAKKMRDSWVNYVLIMTGNNIRGILTSKDILMRVVAQNLSPEVTLVEKVMTPDPKCTTLDTTILEVLYIMRDGKFAPLPVVDKDGNVAACVDVLQITKRVIYELENILVASTEAAITVMETLMDSKLILKPSDDGDTQSKMTFFFKLEDHKGCVHRFNLVTDNLAKLASAVMQRAGVYDDQKGFQLLMEIWLLLFPKQNLWVIRS